The genomic region ATTGTTGTAAACCGCTTAAGTGGAGAACGCCAAAGCAGATGCTACTAACTATTAATCCCGATATGTTGAAACCTAAAGCGGGTAACATGACACCTCGGAATAATAATTCTTCACTTAGTCCTGGGAGTAAACCCAACCAAATTAAGTCTGGCCATAATAGGGGTTTTAGCACTAATGTTAGGTACATATCAGCGCTTTTGCGATAACTGGGCCAAAGGCGATAGATTAAGGAACTAGCGGCGGTGATTCCCAAACCGATCGCAATTCCGATCGGTAAAGCTAGATTTGTCCATTTAATGTTTAACAGCGGTACTTCGCCAAATTGCATCCACAGTTTCGCAATCACTAATAATATGATCGCTGTCACCCCCATCGCGACTAATAGTTGGGGGCGCGTAAGAGGTTCAAATTCCGGATCGTTAGGTAATTGATCTGTCACCAGTTTTCACAAAGGCTACGGATAGGTGCGAGGGCTGGACTAAGCGCCGATGGGTTAATACCTGCTCGATGAGCGACTAATACGCCC from Leptolyngbyaceae cyanobacterium harbors:
- a CDS encoding CPBP family intramembrane glutamic endopeptidase; protein product: MTDQLPNDPEFEPLTRPQLLVAMGVTAIILLVIAKLWMQFGEVPLLNIKWTNLALPIGIAIGLGITAASSLIYRLWPSYRKSADMYLTLVLKPLLWPDLIWLGLLPGLSEELLFRGVMLPALGFNISGLIVSSICFGVLHLSGLQQWPYAIWATLVGLVLGYSALATGNLLVPIVAHVVTNLVSSLIWKLDNSGGNSNSIKT